One Gemmatimonadota bacterium genomic region harbors:
- a CDS encoding PilZ domain-containing protein, producing MSFAFDRATYRIPYPPQARPRFYLDGMELEVVDCSETGLRFVAPNGKPLPDPEARLAGQVRLLSKPERLPIEGQVLRCYGNEVALLLDKPGIPLQAIFGEQRYLARRFPARYR from the coding sequence ATGTCCTTCGCTTTCGATCGAGCCACCTACCGGATCCCCTATCCACCCCAGGCCCGCCCCCGGTTCTATCTGGACGGCATGGAGCTGGAAGTGGTGGATTGCTCCGAAACCGGACTCCGCTTTGTGGCCCCCAACGGCAAGCCCCTGCCGGATCCCGAGGCCCGTCTCGCCGGGCAGGTGCGGCTGCTCAGCAAGCCCGAACGTCTCCCAATAGAAGGGCAGGTGCTGCGCTGTTACGGGAACGAGGTCGCCTTGCTGCTCGACAAGCCGGGAATTCCACTCCAGGCCATCTTCGGCGAGCAGCGTTACCTCGCGCGGCGATTCCCCGCTCGATATCGCTGA
- a CDS encoding ABC transporter ATP-binding protein has protein sequence MLAVRNLEVVYSDVILVLRGVSLEVPPHSVIALLGANGAGKTTLLRAITGLLGIQRGRCTKGRVEVDGVEVTTATAPAIVRRGLAQVMEGRRLFAELTVEENLRVGGFTQPATDARARQDHIYEMFPRLAERRTAIAGYLSGGEQQMVAIGRALMSAPRLLLLDEPSLGLAPKVVDQVREIIATIHASGTSVLLVEQNATMALSVAQYGYVMEHGKIVRDGPSAELAEDQDVREFYLGGGVGDAHRSYRDVKTYRRKKRWSA, from the coding sequence CTGCTGGCGGTGCGCAACCTCGAGGTGGTCTACTCCGACGTCATCCTCGTCCTGCGCGGGGTGAGTCTTGAGGTGCCGCCCCACTCCGTGATCGCGTTGCTCGGTGCCAACGGGGCGGGAAAGACTACCCTGCTGCGTGCCATCACGGGGCTGTTGGGGATTCAGCGCGGGCGCTGCACCAAGGGGCGGGTGGAGGTGGACGGGGTGGAGGTGACCACCGCCACTGCCCCGGCGATTGTTCGCCGCGGGCTCGCCCAGGTCATGGAGGGACGGCGCCTGTTTGCGGAACTCACGGTTGAGGAAAACCTGCGGGTGGGCGGGTTCACGCAACCCGCCACGGACGCGCGGGCGCGCCAGGACCACATCTACGAGATGTTCCCGCGCTTGGCGGAGCGTCGCACGGCGATTGCCGGCTACCTGTCCGGGGGCGAGCAACAAATGGTGGCCATTGGCCGTGCCCTCATGAGCGCGCCACGCCTGCTCCTCCTCGACGAACCATCGTTAGGCCTGGCCCCCAAGGTCGTCGACCAGGTGCGGGAGATCATCGCCACGATCCATGCCTCCGGGACGAGTGTGTTGCTCGTCGAGCAGAACGCGACCATGGCGCTGTCCGTCGCCCAGTACGGCTACGTGATGGAGCACGGCAAGATCGTCCGCGACGGCCCGTCGGCCGAGCTGGCCGAGGACCAGGATGTGCGCGAGTTCTACCTCGGCGGGGGCGTCGGGGACGCGCACCGGTCGTACCGCGACGTCAAGACCTATCGTCGCAAGAAGCGGTGGAGCGCATGA